Proteins encoded together in one Lathyrus oleraceus cultivar Zhongwan6 chromosome 5, CAAS_Psat_ZW6_1.0, whole genome shotgun sequence window:
- the LOC127083008 gene encoding T-complex protein 1 subunit epsilon, with protein sequence MALAFDEFGRPFIILREQETKNRLRGLDAQKANISAGKAVARILRTSLGPKGMDKMLQSPDGDVIISNDGATILEQMDVDNQIAKLMVELSRSQDYEIGDGTTGVVVLAGSLLEQAERLLERGIHPIRIAEGYEMASRIAVEHLEQIANKFEFGETILEPLIQTCMTTLSSKIVNRCKRSLAEIAVKAVLAVADLERKDVNLDLIKVEGKVGGKLEDTELVYGIIVDKDMSHPQMPKQIVDANIAILTCPFEPPKPKTKHKVDIDTVEKFQTLRKQEQKYFDDMVQQCKDVGATLVICQWGFDDEANHLLMHRNLPAVRWVGGVELELIAIATGGRIVPRFQELTAEKLGKAGIVREKAFGTTKDRMLYIEHCANSRAVTIFIRGGNKMIIEETKRSIHDALCVARNLIRNNSIVYGGGSAEIACSIAVEAAADKYPGVEQYAIRAFGDALESIPMALAENSGLQPIETLSAVKSQQIKDNYPHFGIDCNDVGTNDMREQNVFETLIGKQQQILLATQVVKMILKIDDVISPSEY encoded by the exons ATGGCGTTGGCTTTCGACGAGTTCGGAAGACCATTCATAATCCTCAGAGAGCAAGAAACGAAGAACAGGCTTCGAGGTCTCGATGCTCAGAAAGCTAACATCTCCGCCGGTAAAGCCGTCGCTCGTATCCTCCGAACATCTCTCGGTCCTAAGGGCATGGACAAGATGCTTCAGAGCCCCGATGGCGACGTCATCATCT CAAATGATGGAGCAACGATATTGGAACAGATGGATGTCGACAACCAGATTGCAAAGCTGATGGTGGAGTTGTCGAGGAGTCAAGACTATGAAATCGGTGATGGTACTACTGGAGTTGTTGTGTTGGCTGGATCTCTTCTTGAGCAAGCTGAGAGGCTTTTGGAACGTGGAATTCACCCCATTAGGATTGCTGAGGGATATGAAATGGCTTCCAGGATTGCTGTTGAACATCTGGAACAAATTGCGAATAAGTTTGAGTTTGGAGAAACTATTTTGGAGCCTTTGATTCAGACTTGTATGACTACGTTGTCATCCAAAAT TGTGAATCGGTGTAAGCGTAGCTTGGCCGAGATTGCTGTCAAAGCTGTTCTTGCTGTTGCTGATCTAGAGAGAAAAGATGTTAACTTGGATCTAATTAAAGTAGAAGGTAAAGTCGGTGGGAAATTGGAAGATACTGAGTTGGTGTATGGAATCATTGTTGACAAGGATATGAGCCATCCTCAAATGCCAAAGCAGATTGTAGATGCTAACATTGCTATATTGACTTGCCCATTTGAGCCCCCAAAGCCAAAAACCAAGCATAAGGTTGATATTGACACAGTGGAGAAGTTTCAGACGTTAAGGAAGCAGGAGCAGAAATATTTTGATGACATGGTTCAACAATGCAAG GATGTAGGTGCAACCCTTGTTATTTGCCAATGGGGTTTTGATGATGAAGCAAATCATCTCTTGATGCACAGGAACTTGCCAGCTGTTAGGTGGGTTGGTGGTGTTGAGTTGGAATTGATTGCCATAGCAACAG GTGGAAGAATTGTTCCCAGGTTCCAGGAATTAACTGCAGAAAAGTTAGGAAAG GCTGGTATCGTCAGAGAGAAAGCATTTGGAACAACTAAAGACCGGATGCTGTACATTGAGCACTGTGCTAATTCAAGGGCTGTGACAATATTCATTCGTGGAG GTAACAAAATGATCATTGAAGAGACAAAGCGCAGTATTCACGATGCACTATGTGTGGCCAGGAATCTTATTCGCAATAACTCAATTGTGTATGGTGGTGGTTCGGCTGAGATTGCATGCTCTATTGCTGTCGAAGCAGCTGCTGACAAATATCCTGGAGTAGAACAG TATGCCATTAGAGCCTTTGGGGATGCTTTGGAATCTATCCCTATGGCCCTTGCTGAAAATAGTGGTCTCCAACCAATCGAAACATTATCTGCTGTGAAGTCACAACAAATAAAG GATAATTATCCTCACTTTGGCATTGATTGCAATGATGTTGGCACAAACGACATGAGGGAGCAAAATGTCTTTGAAACTTTGATCGGAAAGCAGCAACAGATATTGCTTGCTACTCAAGTTGTCAAGATGATATTGAAAATTGATGATGTTATTTCTCCATCTGAGTACTAG